In Necator americanus strain Aroian chromosome IV, whole genome shotgun sequence, the following proteins share a genomic window:
- a CDS encoding hypothetical protein (NECATOR_CHRIV.G14279.T2), producing the protein MYGSETWAAPSTVMERLDCTERKLLRRLLGYFWPRVCHNEDLYAEIDVVYRWVTRGKHQHLAPEVAKVNRLHFFGHILRRPVDRLVQRVLRSSSGSSWKKPPGRKRKFWTEAVQEDLRTLGVERQFRRDVRFRRIWNSDEWIDSVQVLAEDREGWAELCSRTAHLGEERVIASGDDIIKSSKSSLVSCT; encoded by the coding sequence atgtacggatcggagacttgggcagcaccatcaacggttatggagaggcttgactgcacggaacgaaagctgcttagacggctactcggctacttttggcctagggtatgtcacaatgaagatctttacgcagaaattgatgtggtatatcGGTGGGTGACACGAgggaaacatcaacatcttgcaccggaagtggctaaagtaaatcgtcttcacttttttggtcatatattaaggagaccggtaGATCggcttgttcaacgagttctgaggagttcgtcgggttcgagctggaagaagccacctggccgaaaacggaagttctggactgaggcagtgcaagaggacctgaggacactcggcgtggaaaggcagttcaggcgagacgtaaggtttcgcagaatatggaatagcgacgaatggattgattctgtgcaagttctcgcagaagatcgagaaggttgggcagagctgtgttcaaggacggcacacctcggcgaagagcGGGTAATCGcatcaggcgatgacatcattaagtcaagtaagtcaagtcTGGTGTCCTGTACGTAA
- a CDS encoding hypothetical protein (NECATOR_CHRIV.G14279.T1) has protein sequence MMYGSETWAAPSTVMERLDCTERKLLRRLLGYFWPRVCHNEDLYAEIDVVYRWVTRGKHQHLAPEVAKVNRLHFFGHILRRPVDRLVQRVLRSSSGSSWKKPPGRKRKFWTEAVQEDLRTLGVERQFRRDVRFRRIWNSDEWIDSVQVLAEDREGWAELCSRTAHLGEERVIASGDDIIKSSKSSLVSCT, from the coding sequence atgatgtacggatcggagacttgggcagcaccatcaacggttatggagaggcttgactgcacggaacgaaagctgcttagacggctactcggctacttttggcctagggtatgtcacaatgaagatctttacgcagaaattgatgtggtatatcGGTGGGTGACACGAgggaaacatcaacatcttgcaccggaagtggctaaagtaaatcgtcttcacttttttggtcatatattaaggagaccggtaGATCggcttgttcaacgagttctgaggagttcgtcgggttcgagctggaagaagccacctggccgaaaacggaagttctggactgaggcagtgcaagaggacctgaggacactcggcgtggaaaggcagttcaggcgagacgtaaggtttcgcagaatatggaatagcgacgaatggattgattctgtgcaagttctcgcagaagatcgagaaggttgggcagagctgtgttcaaggacggcacacctcggcgaagagcGGGTAATCGcatcaggcgatgacatcattaagtcaagtaagtcaagtcTGGTGTCCTGTACGTAA
- a CDS encoding hypothetical protein (NECATOR_CHRIV.G14280.T1) → MKLSSILAVLRTGEQRCSPVLNTANGVAVGKATLPVWKKHFKTLLNRLAPSAPELEHVHRPTYAVNEEPPTESEVLVCIQKMKSGKSGGDDRISAEMLKYLPPSGIREMTKIIRSIWIDERIPDSWRHAIIIFLHKKLSVTDPRNYRGISLLRVMYKVLERIILDRLMKHREETMRDEQAGFRPGRSTIDQVFIVGRVIEIWQRYSKLMQIAFLDFEAAFDCPHRGRLLNALRVDGVPGKFVRLLDDMNQRTTAAVRRPAGCTTPFEVVTGVRQGAQVAGPFLFNFAIDDIMRRTMDQCPADIVLAPSGRSLTDLEYADDVVIFAESSAKLQHVFNFVSKLAAAYGLHLRPDKCKQMWISSRPRTGIRVDGQPIELIDEFCT, encoded by the coding sequence ATGAAACTTAGTTCAAttttggcagtgttgaggacaggggaacaaagatgttcccctgtcctcaacactgccaatggggtagctgtcggtaaAGCAACCCTTCCTGTTTGGAagaaacacttcaagaccttgctgaaccggctagctcCGTccgctcctgaactcgaacacgttcatagaccgacatatgcggttaacgaggagccaccgaccgagtcggaggtcctggtttgtattcaaaaaatgaagagtggaaaatctggtggagacgacaggattagcgcagaaatgctaaaatatcttcctccgtctgggattcgtgagatgacaaagatcatccgttcaatatggatagacgaaaggatccctgattcgtggagacatgctatcataattttcctccacaagaagttatccgtcacggaccccaggaattatcgaggaatatctttgctgcgtgttatgtacaaggtattggagcgcattatcctggaccgactcatgaaacatcgcgaagaaacaatgcgcgacgagcaagctggctttcgtcctggccgatctacgattgaccaggtgttcatcgtcgggagagtgatcgaaatctggcagcggtattcgaagctaATGCAaatagcgtttctggactttgaagccgcgttcgactgtcctcaccgaggccgtcttctcaacgctcTCCGCgtcgatggagtaccaggaaagttcgttcgcttgcttgatgacatgaatcaacgaacaactgctgcagttcgaagaccagccggatgtacaacaccgtttgaagtggtaactggagtaagacaaggggcacaagtggcaggacctttcctgttcaatttcgcaatcgacgacattatgcgaagaacaatggaccagtgtcctgccgacattgtcttagcaccatcaggacgctccttgaccgatctcgagtacgccgacgatgtcgttatattcgcggaaagcagtgcgaaacttcaacatgttttcaactttgtatcgaagctggctgcagcctatggactacacctacgccctgataaatgcaagcagatgtggatctcttcgagaccacgaacgggaatcagggtggacggacaaccgatagaactcatcgatgagttctgtacctag
- a CDS encoding hypothetical protein (NECATOR_CHRIV.G14281.T1), whose amino-acid sequence MTECYDVDLMELLLCNLLKFIVTTYILDVDKEGRLRGIERGHAHLCDLHPGLYTCPQKSQLRIQNIICQKSKAQRSLAQRMRDKVSGVNQSAWFTNVQLAYTMTCGG is encoded by the exons ATGACGGAGTGTTATGATGTTGATTTAATGGAGCTCCTTTTATGTAATCTCTTGAAATTTATCGTAACGACATATATTTTAGATGTTGACAAAGAAG gacgattacggggaattgagcggggaCACGCTCATCTCTGTGATCTACATCCTGGACTGTATACTTGCCCGCAGAAATCGCAActtc GCATACAGAATATAATCTGCCAAAAATCGAAAGCACAGCGTTCACTCGCACAGAGGATGAGGGACAAAGTCTCTggggttaatcaatctgcttg gtttacgaatgtgcaactggcctatacaatgacttgcggtggttag
- a CDS encoding hypothetical protein (NECATOR_CHRIV.G14282.T1), whose translation MAEHSTNIRHVLLYEFESGHPAAEAHRNLSRVFGTEAPSEQSVCAWLQRFKAGNKKLEDEPRSGRPTAISFDEVKNLAKQHPYEGARYFAAGFGLADKIRKEHPKLENVRLLHDNVRPHIAKKTSQKILELGWGVLPHSPYRPDLAPSDYYLFRSHQHHLEEKRYDDPDHLENDYRAFFASKSPEFYAKGIRDLVRRWQKVVDVDGDYFVE comes from the coding sequence atggccgaacattccaccaaTATTCggcacgtactcctttacgagttcgaatctggccaccccgctgctgaagcccatcgaaacttaagtcgAGTATTCGGCACcgaagccccttctgagcaGTCTGTGTGCGCTTGgctccagcgcttcaaagccggaaacaagaaactcgaagatgagcctcgctctggtcgaccgactgcaatatcgttcgacgaagtGAAGAATCTGGCGAAGCAGCATCCATACGAAGGTgcgcggtattttgctgctgGTTTtggactggccgacaagatccgcaaggagcacccgaaacTCGAGAACGtccgcctgctgcacgataacgtgcgccctcacatcgcgaagaagacttcccagaaaattctggagctcggatggggAGTTCTACCGCACTCACCGTATAGGCCGGACCTGGCCCCGAGCGATTActacctcttccgatcgcatcagcatcacctggaagagaagcgctacgatgatcctgaccacctcgaaaatgactatcgggctttcttcgcctccaagtcgccggagttctatgccaaaggaatccgtgatcttgtgagacgctggcagaaggttgtcgatgttgatggagattacttcgtagaataa
- a CDS encoding hypothetical protein (NECATOR_CHRIV.G14283.T1), protein MRDGPVISIENYTIYCGDADENKVRGGAIAVRNGYKNLVEEFKSTSPDAPLYDCGKDSKDAFDDELSALISKVPNQQLVIVRIDADEKMRIEQQSDVLGKWYYPVGRTSDNGDRLVDLCKQRDLIITSTFKRNHRRHQLTWQVSTVLTSEEQRKRNMRTLKLQLDYVLARNIPQSDVRKSRAVWDVSFYSDHRPVHLSLKIRFHKRNRGVLLQPKINMADLKDEECRKKSRQRVSIHVGVRTRKKLSDADFFKKSIQDAAKETLQFYCRERSLLLHRKPNPRTILRKLRRQLQQDRDNEWSSRAMEFEKAWEDRNPRKAYALQKQYSSKMKRCSSVLNTANGVAVGGATLPIWREHFKTLLNRQAPSSPELECVHRLTYAVNEEPPTESEVLVCIQKMKNGKSGGDDVISAEMLKYLPPLGFELPRNLFAACYVQGTGGLSLTDSLNIAKKQRATSKLAFVLADLRLTSRVRLYLPKPSSQRARADEVPGKFVRLLDDMNQRTTAAVRTPAGCTTPFEVVTGVRQEAVAGPFLLNFAIEDTMLRTVDRCLADIILGPSGRSLTDLEYADDVVIFAESNTKV, encoded by the exons atgagagatgggcccgtcatcagcatcgaaaattacaccatatactgcggcgatgctgatgagaacaaagtacgTGGcggcgcgatagctgtgaggaacggttacaagaacctggtggaggaattcaAATCAACGTCTccagatgcgcctttgtacgactgcggtaaggacagtaaggacgccttcgaTGATGAACTCAGTGCGTTGATATCTAAAGTACCAAACCAGCAGCTGGTCATTGTCCGAATCGATGCAGATGAGAAGATGAGaatcgaacagcaatccgacgtgctaggaaaatggtattatccagtggggcgcacgtcggacaacggtgaccgccTGGTCGACTTATGCAAACAGAGGGACCTCATCATcacttccacgtttaagaggaatcatcgacgtcatcagctcacgtggcaggtgTCAACCGTTTTAAcgtctgaagagcagcgcaagcggaatatgaggactcttaaacttcagctcgactatgTTCtagcgaggaacattcctcagtcagatgtacggaaatctagagctgtttgggacgtctcGTTctactctgaccaccgtccagttcatCTCAGcctcaagatacggttccacaagagaaatcGAGGAGTTCTTCTCCAACCGAAAATCAACATGGCagatctgaaagacgaagaatgcagaaagaaatccCGCCAACgcgtgtctattcatgttggagtacggaccaggaagaagcttagcgatgcggatttcttcaaaaagagcatccaggacgctgcaaaggaaacgctCCAGTTCTATTGCCGCGAAAGAAGTTTGCTTTTGCATCGGAAACcgaatccacgtacaattct aaggaagctgcgtcgtcaactgcaacaagaccgcgataacgagtggagttcaagagcgatggagtttgagaaggcgtgggaggacaggaacccgcggaaagcctatgctctacaaAAACAGTAcagcagcaaaatgaaaagatgttcttctgtcctcaacactgccaatggagtagctgtcggtggagcaacccttccaatttggagggaacaTTTCAAGACCTTGCTAAACCGGCAAGCACCGTCAAGTCCTGAACTCGAGTGCGTTCATAGGctgacatatgcggttaacgaggagccaccgaccgagtcggaggttctagtctgtattcaaaaaatgaagaatggaaaatctggtggagacgatgtgattagcgcagaaatgctaaaatatcttcctccgttgggattc gaattacctaggaatctctttgctgcgtgttatgtacaaggtactggaggATTATCCTTGACCGACTCACTAAACattgcgaagaaacaacgtgcgacgagcaagctggctttcgtcctggccgatctacgattgaccag ccgcgttcgactgtACTTACCgaagccgtcttctcaacgtgCACGCGCCGATGAAGtgccaggaaagttcgttcgcttgcttgatgacatgaatcaacgaacaactgctgcagttcgaacaccagccgggtgtacaacaccgtttgaggtggtaactggagtaagacaagaggcagtggcaggacccttcctgctcaatttcgccatcgaagACACTATGCTAAGAACAGTGGATCGGTGTCTtgccgatatcattctagGACCATCAGGACGctccttgaccgatctcgagtacgccgacgatgttgttatattcgcagaaAGCAATACGAAAGTTTAA
- a CDS encoding hypothetical protein (NECATOR_CHRIV.G14284.T1), whose product MWISLRPRAGIGVDEQPIELVDEFCYRNSPIMIYGSETFAEPSTMMERLDCTERKLLRLLLGYFWPRVCYNEDLYAEIDVVYRWVTRGKHQHLAPKVAKVNRLRFFGHILRRPADRLVKRVLRSSVGSSWKKHLADNGSSGLRW is encoded by the coding sequence atgtggatctccttGAGACCTCGAGCGGGAATCGGGGTGGACgaacaaccgatagaactcgtcgatgagttctgttaccgcAATTCGCCCATCATGAtatacggatcggagactttcGCAGAACCATCTACgatgatggagaggcttgattgcacggaacgaaagctgcttaggcTGCTACtcggctacttttggcctagggtatgctacaatgaagatctttacgcagaaattgatgtggtatatcGGTGggtgacacgtggaaaacatcaacatcttgcaccgaaagtggctaaagtaaatcgtcttcgcttttttggtcatatattaaggagaccggcagatcggcTTGTtaaacgagttctgaggagttcggtgggttcgagctggaagaagcacCTGGCCGacaacggaagttctggactgaggtggtga